One Vibrio penaeicida DNA segment encodes these proteins:
- a CDS encoding IS3 family transposase — translation MKYEFIDSYVEKYKVTHMCHALDVSPSGFYKWRHRVPSERSKRRERFEQLVMCTFAQYRARYGSVRITEELNEAGHACCVNYVADIMKEKGIKARNGKGFKYSKDVAAMTNVADNLLRRDFESETPNQKWVTDITYIWVKSRWLFLATVMDLHSRRIVGWSLGTTMTVELIMTALKMAFESRKLAKGVIIHSDRGVQYRAYKYQDFMRQHGGIPSMSRQGNCWDNAVMESFYSRLKVELIYAEDYQTLEEARLGIFEYIEVFYNRRRRHSALGHVSPVEYESM, via the coding sequence GTGAAGTACGAGTTCATCGACAGTTATGTTGAGAAATACAAAGTCACTCACATGTGTCACGCTCTTGATGTCTCACCTAGTGGCTTTTACAAGTGGCGTCATCGAGTGCCCAGTGAGCGTTCAAAGCGTCGAGAGCGCTTTGAACAATTGGTGATGTGTACCTTTGCTCAGTATCGGGCTCGCTATGGTTCCGTGCGGATAACCGAAGAGCTTAACGAAGCAGGGCATGCCTGCTGCGTGAATTATGTGGCTGATATCATGAAAGAAAAAGGCATCAAGGCGCGTAATGGCAAAGGGTTCAAATACAGCAAGGATGTCGCTGCAATGACGAACGTTGCCGACAATTTACTGCGCAGAGACTTTGAATCAGAGACACCGAATCAGAAGTGGGTCACAGACATCACATATATCTGGGTGAAGAGCCGTTGGCTCTTCCTAGCGACGGTGATGGACCTACACTCAAGACGCATTGTGGGTTGGTCGTTGGGCACAACGATGACGGTGGAACTTATCATGACAGCCTTAAAAATGGCGTTTGAGTCACGTAAGCTGGCGAAGGGGGTCATCATCCATTCGGACCGTGGTGTACAATATCGGGCATATAAATACCAAGACTTCATGCGTCAGCATGGAGGCATCCCAAGCATGAGTCGACAGGGAAACTGTTGGGATAATGCGGTGATGGAGTCATTCTACAGTCGACTGAAAGTCGAGCTGATATACGCAGAAGACTACCAAACGCTTGAGGAAGCCCGGTTGGGTATCTTCGAATACATCGAGGTATTTTACAATCGCAGAAGAAGGCACTCAGCGTTGGGGCATGTCAGTCCGGTTGAGTACGAAAGTATGTAG
- a CDS encoding DUF6404 family protein: MIEMQFVRLHLIEKGIPNDLVTPSPFIWSKYLNPKGKPFLFQSLTQVMLHGLRFGLLCGSLMWLIGADSNYELAIKASVLGLGMGLVNWVRITRTKRKLDIVSWEKWCSENYGAAP, translated from the coding sequence ATGATTGAAATGCAGTTTGTTAGATTACATCTGATTGAAAAAGGAATACCTAACGATTTGGTTACTCCTTCTCCGTTTATATGGTCAAAATATTTAAACCCGAAAGGGAAACCGTTCTTATTTCAGTCCTTAACACAAGTCATGCTGCATGGTCTAAGATTTGGATTATTATGCGGTAGTCTAATGTGGTTAATTGGCGCTGATTCCAACTATGAGCTTGCAATCAAAGCGAGCGTTTTAGGCTTAGGTATGGGGCTGGTAAATTGGGTTAGAATCACTCGTACAAAGAGAAAGCTCGATATCGTAAGTTGGGAGAAGTGGTGTAGTGAAAACTACGGAGCAGCACCATAA
- a CDS encoding transposase: MVKHRNPAYTEEFRKEAVRLASLPGRTAVSVAQELGISAQQIRNWKRQFTRLSDKQFNTLDGVDYSKKESEELRALRRENKRLKDEMEFLKKVSAYFAKQQE; encoded by the coding sequence ATGGTTAAACATCGTAATCCAGCGTACACCGAAGAATTCCGCAAAGAGGCGGTGCGTCTTGCCAGTCTTCCAGGTCGAACGGCGGTCTCGGTTGCTCAAGAGCTGGGCATCAGTGCTCAGCAAATAAGGAACTGGAAGCGTCAATTCACACGTCTATCGGATAAACAGTTTAACACCCTAGACGGTGTTGATTACTCGAAGAAAGAATCCGAAGAGCTTCGAGCGCTAAGGCGTGAGAACAAGCGACTCAAAGATGAAATGGAATTCCTAAAAAAGGTCTCGGCGTACTTCGCGAAGCAGCAAGAGTGA